The DNA region CCACATTTCGTCCTTATGGGTGGGCAGAAAAAGGGAAAAAAGTTTATGGAGAACGCGACGGCAAACCCCGTCAGCGCACCTACTTGATTGCTGGTAGGAGAGGCTCAAAACTATTAGCCCCCGTTTTATTCACACGAACAACCAATGCCGTGTTTTTTAACCATTGGCAGAACATCATCTACTACCAGAACTCAATCCTAAGAGCCTGCTAATTATGGACAATGCTGCCTTTCACAAGCAAGGAGATATTCGAGCGATTGCCAAAACTCACGGACACCCGGTTGTGTTTTTACCAGCTTCTTCACCTGAGTATAGTCCTATCGAAGAAGATTTTGCTATTCTCAAAAAGCAGAGGATTTATGCCCAGCCTGGTACGACTCTCGATGAGATCGTTAAACTGTACGGAACTTAATTGGAATGACTATAGCGCTTCGCGCTAGGCAATAGGCAATAGCTTGTATGGATTCGGTTCTAAGGCTTCAAGCTGTACCTCATAGAAGAGAGAAACGCTATATAGAGTGCCCATAATTGTTCGATATCCATGGCCTTAACGATTGACGGCTAATGAGATTATAGCAAGCCAAAAAAAACGCCCCCCTTGCGGAGAGCGTTTTTTTAGATTAAATCAGTTGATTAAAAACTGGAATTAACCGTTGATAGCAGGAGCAGTTAAAGCTACAGGAGTTTCTTCTCCAGCCGCCAAGTCTAAGGGGAAGTTGTGAGCGTTGCGCTCGTGCATTACTTCCATACCTAAGTTGGCACGGTTGATTACATCTGCCCAGGTGTTGATTACGTGACCTTGGGAATCCATAATCGATTGGTTGAA from Roseofilum reptotaenium CS-1145 includes:
- a CDS encoding transposase, whose translation is MAEHHLLPELNPKSLLIMDNAAFHKQGDIRAIAKTHGHPVVFLPASSPEYSPIEEDFAILKKQRIYAQPGTTLDEIVKLYGT